Below is a window of Yersinia kristensenii DNA.
AGAAGAGTTACAGCTGAGCAACTTGCATGAAGGTCAAAGCTTCTTTGAAATGCTGGGTGAATACATTCTGGCCGGTTTCAAAGTCGCCATTATCGTGGCAGCAATGTTGATTGGTTTCATTGCATTGATTGCTGCTATGAATGCTCTGTTTAGCCTGCTGTTTGGTATTAGTTTCCAAGGTATTTTGGGTTATGTCTTCTTCCCGTTTGCTTGGGTAATGGGCATTCCTGCGCATGAAGCCTTGCAAGTTGGTGGCATTATGGCAACCAAACTGGTTTCTAACGAATTTGTGGCCATGATGGACTTGCAGAAAGTGGCATCAGAATTGTCACCACGCAGTGTGGGTATTCTGTCTGTATTCCTGGTTTCATTCGCTAACTTTTCGTCTATCGGTATCGTCGCCGGTGCGATTAAAGGCCTGAATGAACATCAAGGTAATGTCGTTTCTCGTTTTGGCTTGAAGCTGCTGTACGGTTCTACGCTGGTCAGTGTGCTGTCTGCGTCTATCGCGGGCCTGGTACTCTAACTATCAGAAAAAAATCTCTAAAGAGGCGCTACGGCGCCTTTTTTTATGTCTGTAATTCGCTGCTGAAGTATTTACATGCGTGATGATGATTAGGAAGTTAACAGGCTGAAGATATGAGCAGATCAAAGCAGGCCCATGAGAATGTCATTTGGGCGTTGAGGAGAGTAACTGGGATACTTGATATAATGGTGGGTCGTGCGGGATGACTCGTCCTGCGGACTCGCCCTTCGGGTCAACGCTGCGCGTTGCTGTCTCGCTGCGCTCGGCTCGAACCTGAATGCAGGCTCTCACCCACACGATGCTGCGCAATATGGTATTTCTGAGTTTGGGGGAGTAACTGGGATACTTGATATAATGGTGGGTCGTGCGGGATGACTCGTCCTGCGGACTCGCCCTTCGGGTCAACGCTGCGCGTTGCTGTCTCGCTGCGCTCGGCTCGAACCTGAACGCAGGGTCTCACCCACACGATGCTGCGCAATATGGTATTTCTGAGTTTGGGGGAGTAACTGGGATACTTGATATAATGGTGGGTCGTGCGGGATTCGAACCTGCGACCAATTGATTAAAAGTCAACTGCTCTACCAACTGAGCTAACGACCCATTATATAATGCTGAAAGTATAGAAGTGGTGGGCGATACCAGATTCGAACTGATGACCCCCTCCGTGTAAAGGAGATGCTCTACCAACTGAGCTAATCGCCCACTTCTACTACTTGATACTTCGAAACACTGCTTCAAAACAATGAGCGATGAGTGGTGGGCGATACCAGATTCGAACTGATGACCCCCTCCGTGTAAAGGAGATGCTCTACCAACTGAGCTAATCGCCCTCATCTATCTCATTTAATGCTTTGTATTTCGTTTACTTTATAACACGTCGAGTTTGGTGGGCGATACCAGATTCGAACTGATGACCCCCTCCGTGTAAAGGAGATGCTCTACCAACTGAGCTAATCGCCCCGCCGTGTTGTTGGAGTCGCATTATAGGGATAGTTCGAAGTGAGTCAACGGTTTTTAAAACGAAAACAATCGTTCGCCGCAAATTTAAACAGGATGCGATATTTATCGCCGTTATGAACCTTGGCATACCGGTAACATCGTTGAGGAATTGTCTCAGGGTGGTAGAATGTCGCCTACTTTTTCGAATTTCGAGCAACAACCAGCTTGTGCTGGTCGGCGTAGCGTAATAAGGCATCGAATCTAATGAAAATCAAAACCCGTTTTGCACCCAGTCCTACCGGCTATCTTCACGTCGGTGGCGCACGTACCGCACTGTATTCCTGGTTGTTCACTCGCCACTTTGGTGGTGAATTTGTTTTGCGTATTGAAGATACCGATCTTGAGCGCTCAACTCAGGAAGCCATCGACGCCATTATGGACGGTATGAACTGGCTGAATCTGGATTGGGATGAAGGCCCGTATTTCCAAACCAAACGTTTCGATCGCTACAATGCCGTTATTGACCAAATGTTGGAAAACGGCACTGCATATAGATGCTATTGCTCCAGAGAACGTCTGGATGAATTGCGCGAAGCCCAAATGGCCAATGGTGAGAAGCCCCGCTATGATGGCCGCTGCCGTGATAGCCAATGCCCCCATGGTGCTGACGAACCTTCTGTGGTGCGTTTTCGTAACCCGCAGGAAGGCTCCGTTATTTTCGATGATAAAATCCGTGGCCCAATCGAATTCAGCAACCAAGAGCTGGATGATTTAATCATCCGCCGTACCGATGGTTCGCCGACGTATAACTTCTGCGTCGTGGTTGATGACTGGGATATGGAAATCACCCATGTTATCCGTGGTGAAGACCATATCAACAATACCCCGCGCCAGATTAATATTCTGAAAGCATTGGGCGCGCCAGTTCCTGAATATGCTCACGTTTCAATGATTCTGGGTGATGACGGCAAAAAGCTGTCTAAGCGCCATGGCGCGGTCGGTGTGATGCAATACCGCGATGATGGCTATTTGCCCGAAGCGCTGTTGAACTATCTGGTTCGCCTGGGCTGGTCTCATGGTGATCAGGAAATTTTCTCTGTTGCTGAAATGACCGAGTTATTCACACTGGACGCAGTCAGCAAATCTGCCAGTGCTTTCAATACTGAAAAACTGCAATGGTTGAATCATCACTATATCAATAGCTTGCCGCCAGAACAGGTTGCAGTTCACTTGTCATGGCAAGTTGAGCAGTTGGGTATTGATACGCGCAATGGTCCTGAGTTAGCCGAGATAGTTAAACTGCTGGGCGAGCGCTGTAAAACATTGAAAGAAATGGCCGAATCTTGCCGTTACTTCTATGAAGAGTTTGACGAGTTCGATGCAGACGCGGCGAAAAAACATTTGCGCCCGGTGGCCCGCCAGCCGCTGGAAGCGGTTAAAGCCAAACTTGCTGCTATCACCGAATGGACGACTGAAAACGTTCACAATGCCATTCAGGGCACCGCTGATGAGCTGGGTGTAGGTATGGGCAAAGTTGGCATGCCGCTGCGCGTTGCTGTCACTGGCGCAGGCCAATCACCGGGTATGGATGTGACTGTGCATGCTATCGGGCAGGCTCGCTCGCTAGCACGTATTGATAAAGCTCTGGCCTTTATTAGCGAACGTGAAGCTCAGCAATAAAATCGAGTATATTTATCAGGCGGCTAATTAAAGTCGCCTTTTTTATGCTGTTTGCTCACTGATTTGGCGGCTTTTTCAGCGCTTGGCGCCAGAAATCGAATTAGCCGTTGACACTGTTTCAGGGGTTTCATATCATGCGCCCCGTTCACACAATTTATTATGTGCGCATTGGGGCTATAGCTCAGCTGGGAGAGCGCTTGCATGGCATGCAAGAGGTCGACGGTTCGATCCCGTCTAGCTCCACCAAATTTCTTGTTTGATAAATTTTCAAACTTGATAAGTGGGTGGCATATAATTCAGTACGAACAACCACATTTGTGGGGCTATAGCTCAGCTGGGAGAGCGCTTGCATGGCATGCAAGAGGTCGACGGTTCGATCCCGTCTAGCTCCACCACTCTTTAAAAGACCGGCCTATGGCCGGTTTTTTGCTTTCTAAGCTTTGCTCTCGCTATTCTCCAATTTATCATTCCGCACTGTTATCCTGTTTTATCCAAACCTGTTTTTTCTTAAAATACATTGATTACAAAGGAAATTACTGATGAACCAACGGCAGCAAATCATTGAATGGTTACGTGCGGACCCCTATCGGATGCAAGCTTTATCTTTTGCCCGTGAACTCCGGTTAAACCAGTGGTGCCTGGCCGCAGGATTTGTCCGTAATCTCGTGTGGGATAAGCTGCATGGACACCCTTCCCCTACTCCACTGAATGATATTGACTTAGTCTATTTCGATGCGCAAAACACCCGCGAACAGCATGATTTACAGCTCGAAGAGCAACTTAATCACACCACAGCGGCACGGCGTCAATCATTCCCGTGGTCAGTCAAAAATCAAGCTAGAATGCACCGACGCAGTGGACGCCAACCTTACACCAGCACCGAAGATGCCATCAGCTATTGGGTTGAAGTGGAGACGGCCATTGGTGCCAGCCTTAAAGAAAATGGCGATATTGAGCTGGTCACCCCGTTCAGTTTGGATGCTTTGTTTAGTAAAACTATTACGCTGAACAGCAAAAATGGTGAAATCGAGACTTACTATCAGCGAGTTAATAGTAAAGGTTGGCAACAACATTGGCCTGAATTACGTTTGGTCGTTTAGCCACACAGAACGCACATTGGCGCTCAAAAAAAAACCAAGTGATAAGATTGTGTAAAACCGCTCTCAGAAATTAAAGGTTAATATCCCTTCGTCGATAAGCATTACTCCACTCACGTTATCTCAAGGAATAATGATGTCGAATACCATCTCTACAGCATCAGTCTCCGTAAGCACAAGCAGTAGCAGTAGCAGCTCATCAGACAACAGTAGTGCCGCACAGATTAAATCTATTAATCAAGAGATCCAAAAACTGACTGAGAAGTTGAGCACTTTAAAAGATTCTGATTTGACTGCTGATGAGTTGCAAAAGCAGCAACAGCAAATTCAGAGTCAAATTGCCGCACTACAAGCTGAAGTTGCGCGTATTCAAGCCAAAGAGGCGGAAAAAACCAAAGAAGGGGACAACAATACTGTCAGCGCACCGGCCGGTGATGGCGTCAACCGCCCTTCGGCACAAAACCAGATTGACGTTTATATTTAATGACTTTTATACCTTATAAAACAATATGATGGCGATGACGGGAATCCGTCTATCGCCATATCTAAGTACAATATATACCCAAGGTCATTATGTACCCAAGGTCATTGGTGTTACGGCAAGGCAGCAAGTGAGCAAACCCCGATGAGCTGATACCAATCAGTGATTCGGGTGAGTGAGTGCCACTAACGCCGCAGTAGCTTCAAGGACGAAGGGTAAGTGGCTTAACTAAACTATCCAGCCCTTCAATCTTGATGGCCAGAGTCATCTCCATCAGCATACCCAGCTTGCCGTGAGGAAACTCACCTTTGCGCGCAAACCAAAGTAGGTACTCTTCCGGAAGATCGATCAATACCCGCCCCTGATATTTGCCGAAGGGCATACGGGTATTGGCGATCTCAACTAGATTTTCTTTTTCCACATGTCCCTCCAACAGTGAGATTATTCACCGAGCAAACGGATCATTTCCGCTTCATCGATAACCGTAATCCCCAGCTCCTGTGCTTTCACCAATTTTGAACCGGCGGCTTCACCCGCAATCACCAGATCCGTTTTCTTGGAAACACTGCCACTCACTTTTGCCCCTAAAGCAGTCAAACGATCTTTCGCTTCGTCCCGTGAGAGAATGGTCAGCGAGCCAGTCAGCACCACGGTTTTACCGGCAAATGGACTGTCAATCTCTTCGGCAATAATTTGTTGAGGTTCTGGCCAACTGATCACTTTTTCCAGCGCTTCGATCACTTTCTGATTGTGTTCTTCACCGAGGAAGTTCAGTACATGTTTGGCCACTATTTCACCCACATCCGGCACACTTTTTAATGCTTCAATATCGGCCGCACGCAGATTAGTCAGGTTACGGAAATGGGCCGCTAAGTTAGCTGCGGTCGCCTCACCGACTTCGCGAATACCCAAAGCATAGAGGAAACGCGCAAAAGTGGTCTGTTTCGCTTTTTCTAGCGCCGCAATCAGATTTTGTGCCGACTTCGGCCCCATCCGATCGAGACCGGTGAGCTTGCCCGCGGTCAGGGTGAATAAATCAGCAGGGTTCTCAACATACTGTTTTTCCACCAGTTGCTCGATAATTTTGTCACCCATGCCTTCGACATCCAGCGCCCGACGAGAAACAAAATGCTTCAACGCCTCTTTGCGCTGCGCCGCACAGAATAACCCACCGGTACAGCGGGCGACCGCTTCGCCTTCCACCCGCTCGATATCCGAGCCGCACACCGGACAGTGTTCAGGGAAAGTGATCTCTTTGGCATCCTGCGGGCGCTGCTCCATCACTACGCCCACCACCTGCGGAATCACATCTCCGGCACGGCGGACAATCACGGTGTCGCCAATGCGTAAGCCTAAGCGCTCGATTTCATCGGCATTATGCAAAGTGGCATTGCTGACAATGACACCAGCCACTTGCACGGGTTCCAGACGAGCGACCGGGGTAATCGCCCCGGTGCGCCCCACCTGAAACTCCACTTCACGAACCTGAGTTATCTGCTCTTGTGCCGGGAATTTAAATGCAGTGGCCCAGCGCGGCGCGCGCGCAACAAAGCCCAGCTGTTCTTGCAAGTCAAGTGAATCAACTTTAATGACCACGCCATCAATATCAAAACCTAAACCGGCGCGGTCTTGCTCAACCTGGCGATAGAAAGTAATCACCTGCTCACTGCCGGTGCATAATTTGACTCGGTTACTGACCGGTAAGCCCCAGTGTTTAAATTGCATCAGACGCTGAATATGACTGCGGGGAAGTTCACCACCCTCCAATAAACCCACGCCATAGCAGAAGAAAGTTAAGGGCCGTTTAGCGGTGATACGCGGGTCAAGCTGGCGTAGTGAACCGGCAGCAGCATTACGCGGGTTGGCAAAAATTTTGCCCCCTTTGCGGCGCGCCTCGTCATTCAGTTGCTCGAAACCGGCCTGTGGCATAAAGACTTCGCCACGAACTTCAACCCGACGCGGGATATTATCCCCTTGTAAACGCAGCGGAATAGCACGGATAGTGCGCACATTGGCAGTAATATTTTCACCGGTCGTGCCATCACCACGAGTTGCTGCCCGCACCAGTTCGCCCTCTTCATACAATAGACTCACGGCTAAACCATCAAGCTTCAATTCACAGCAGAATGTCAGCGGCTCCGCGCTTTTCAGCCGGTCATGCACCCGTTTGTCGAAAGCCAAATAACTTTCTTCATCAAAGACATTATCGAGAGAGAGCATCGGGACTTCATGTTTAACCTGCTCAAATGCATCAAGCGGCGCCGCCCCCACCCGTTGAGTCGGTGAGTCATTGGTAATCAGTTCAGGATGTTGTGCTTCCAAATCGCGCAATTGCTGCATCAGGCGGTCGTATTCAGCATCAGGGATCTCTGGCGCATCCAGCACATGGTATTGATGCTCGTGATGGCGCAATGAGGTTCTTAGTTGATTAATTTGCTGAATTATCGATTCCATGGCTCACCATCAAAGATAAAAAACCCCCGGCATGCGGGGGTTCGGGTTAATTCGATTCATTGCGCGGCAACGTTATCAGGCGGTTGCGTTTGCATCCAATACTTCACGGATGCGGGCCTTGTACGTTTCCAGTTTTTGCGGGGTCATCATGCGGCGCTCATCATCCAACACCACACCGCCGACATCATCAGCAATACGTTGGGCTGATTGCAGCATCAGCTTAAAGTTTTGATGCGCATCGCCATAAGACGGCACCATCATAAACATGGAGACACCCGGCGTTGAGAAGTCAGACATAGTGTCAGGGTCAAAAGAACCCGG
It encodes the following:
- the gltX gene encoding glutamate--tRNA ligase — encoded protein: MKIKTRFAPSPTGYLHVGGARTALYSWLFTRHFGGEFVLRIEDTDLERSTQEAIDAIMDGMNWLNLDWDEGPYFQTKRFDRYNAVIDQMLENGTAYRCYCSRERLDELREAQMANGEKPRYDGRCRDSQCPHGADEPSVVRFRNPQEGSVIFDDKIRGPIEFSNQELDDLIIRRTDGSPTYNFCVVVDDWDMEITHVIRGEDHINNTPRQINILKALGAPVPEYAHVSMILGDDGKKLSKRHGAVGVMQYRDDGYLPEALLNYLVRLGWSHGDQEIFSVAEMTELFTLDAVSKSASAFNTEKLQWLNHHYINSLPPEQVAVHLSWQVEQLGIDTRNGPELAEIVKLLGERCKTLKEMAESCRYFYEEFDEFDADAAKKHLRPVARQPLEAVKAKLAAITEWTTENVHNAIQGTADELGVGMGKVGMPLRVAVTGAGQSPGMDVTVHAIGQARSLARIDKALAFISEREAQQ
- a CDS encoding nucleotidyltransferase family protein — translated: MNQRQQIIEWLRADPYRMQALSFARELRLNQWCLAAGFVRNLVWDKLHGHPSPTPLNDIDLVYFDAQNTREQHDLQLEEQLNHTTAARRQSFPWSVKNQARMHRRSGRQPYTSTEDAISYWVEVETAIGASLKENGDIELVTPFSLDALFSKTITLNSKNGEIETYYQRVNSKGWQQHWPELRLVV
- a CDS encoding FlxA-like family protein codes for the protein MSNTISTASVSVSTSSSSSSSSDNSSAAQIKSINQEIQKLTEKLSTLKDSDLTADELQKQQQQIQSQIAALQAEVARIQAKEAEKTKEGDNNTVSAPAGDGVNRPSAQNQIDVYI
- a CDS encoding DUF3820 family protein, whose amino-acid sequence is MEKENLVEIANTRMPFGKYQGRVLIDLPEEYLLWFARKGEFPHGKLGMLMEMTLAIKIEGLDSLVKPLTLRP
- the ligA gene encoding NAD-dependent DNA ligase LigA; the encoded protein is MESIIQQINQLRTSLRHHEHQYHVLDAPEIPDAEYDRLMQQLRDLEAQHPELITNDSPTQRVGAAPLDAFEQVKHEVPMLSLDNVFDEESYLAFDKRVHDRLKSAEPLTFCCELKLDGLAVSLLYEEGELVRAATRGDGTTGENITANVRTIRAIPLRLQGDNIPRRVEVRGEVFMPQAGFEQLNDEARRKGGKIFANPRNAAAGSLRQLDPRITAKRPLTFFCYGVGLLEGGELPRSHIQRLMQFKHWGLPVSNRVKLCTGSEQVITFYRQVEQDRAGLGFDIDGVVIKVDSLDLQEQLGFVARAPRWATAFKFPAQEQITQVREVEFQVGRTGAITPVARLEPVQVAGVIVSNATLHNADEIERLGLRIGDTVIVRRAGDVIPQVVGVVMEQRPQDAKEITFPEHCPVCGSDIERVEGEAVARCTGGLFCAAQRKEALKHFVSRRALDVEGMGDKIIEQLVEKQYVENPADLFTLTAGKLTGLDRMGPKSAQNLIAALEKAKQTTFARFLYALGIREVGEATAANLAAHFRNLTNLRAADIEALKSVPDVGEIVAKHVLNFLGEEHNQKVIEALEKVISWPEPQQIIAEEIDSPFAGKTVVLTGSLTILSRDEAKDRLTALGAKVSGSVSKKTDLVIAGEAAGSKLVKAQELGITVIDEAEMIRLLGE